The Besnoitia besnoiti strain Bb-Ger1 chromosome Unknown contig00014, whole genome shotgun sequence genome contains a region encoding:
- a CDS encoding uncharacterized protein (encoded by transcript BESB_024790) → MAYDEFLAATDRGPPLPAASRPDGSCWNASARPAEAAAAFSPSDLRPGEAPEAAARTESTSDADASRISARANAGATALPPGWRGGEAQSEAQSGSRDSEIPRELSTKRPAQGELSATGNSLALGQMKRVRSEGCVLKRQQLVCSSTLPINTCYHVGEVIGVGTWGTVQTAVERFSGLERVVKRVCKETHCAELPRFRHEIALCRQLDHPNIARLYETFEDHKNIYLVLEYCRGGDLLSWLHARQDARAARRRRRDTETGGDSAQGEARTEEEEAEAKVEAEAGTEAAGKEEARRDGEAPGVEDETPICSEAQAARFMVQLFSALSYLHQKGIAHRDIKLENLLLVHPFPEEETDDPVRALGDGGRHRNFAPTLHSDRSFDAGALDGAPRPQSRGDEALLSGLPARRHAQYASATRGPSAKMLDNIALVDFGFARRFTPGGTGGERRIRRRFAARTFSSAGISSTGAMTTQVGTIYYLSPFVLKGLQYDEVQSDMWAAGVVLFMLISGVPPFDGNTEAEVASKILTSPVQFLQPCWQHVSEECKDLIRRLLYNPFLSNASPFYSASLPASYEDLASLSGAAARPLSVDFLSVTRATAVPGSFMCAASPFAPWSSPASSASSLPPSSSLPSSPLPSPLPSAPRSSSPSAASSSSPGPPSGCPLSRDGASGEATMQDSFEGIAGQPAEAVSCFPAPTATPAEGSLQTGARCAEGGDQEKEGKRKTWERGVLRRMDAATTLTHPWFATVQRQLLSEMPGPRMSMPRSVSSPAFNLGAQEARLRFGQPSSDGGFAPAWGGGEPCTGGMGSTVRAADALAPSASLVPSVASGGGAGSSSPPPSPASWISPVSGAFRPAVAVQPPAAAAWLDGALQKSSRRGALGSLVEGGEKRETEIFVGRSSAQAASASGAAPGLGADGARRQAEAAKECVLERDDEARTAQNRPALDRMRERGPQEGEREGAQGQSAETPCAGVQTTVFVATTVTPSSPPGPPAAAVSEQAGCPASSLSPNACWDAASSAELTERQYGTRLSSAKSPSRASSGAATQPPGVFCPLPQLHPPSQSPSPCVAGVSAGAPSAFVPPAAPLSSPPGELPPPQLTPCLSRVPASLCPVKPEEAGVFRCRFLLLLSATAWRCFAALGPLQRALRTVLAREMEDELEVRILREVFCALDRRHRGTLAPDDFVWGLNVAREMVTTECSCWVMVQAKQEALVPSGCVGLHASDSTASLAFSSVSGKREALSCCSSQASLPVDGDPTGGEREPPEQRSRETSATEAADALARFVADRPERISVLAAAPLASAALPPSLHSLLRLASAGDADGDGPAVDQILPYLMNLHALLGVAPPDVLCEYFALPRAPPWTRAALCTHARATEGTAGDAVPQNRDQDDLWTIDDVIAGLDTDGSGSIEFVEFLAATLADVDLAEREALSRAAFRYFDRSFDGLVSYRDLLGLLTLQPASLASPHSPPPSSWCVPPARASYASTPPAASGASFAYSPYPMSASPAGDCARGTGVGGFEDGVCDPGAELELGEGEGFLMDLERVTAANLPLYRAVLKQIQAVDEDKDGFINYDEFLRLLG, encoded by the exons ATGGCTTACGACGAGTTCCTCGCGGCGACCGATCGCGGGCCTCCGctccccgccgcgtcgcgtccCGACGGCTCCTGCTGGAACGCTTCGGCGCGTCCAGctgaggcagccgcggccttcaGCCCGAGCGATCTCCGCCCAGGCGAGGCACCCGAAGCCGCCGCACGAACCGAATCGACGTCAGACGCAGATGCCTCGCGCATAAGTGCCCGTGCGAATGCAGGCGCTACGGCCCTGCCTCCGGGGTGGCGCGGCGGTGAGGCtcagagcgaggcgcagagcggaaGTCGGGATTCGGAGATTCCCCGAGAGCTCTCGACCAAACGCCCTGCGCAGGGCGAGCTCAGTGCGACGGGGAACTCGCTCGCGCTTGGCCAAATGAAGCGCGTCCGCAGTGAGGGCTGCGTCCTcaagcgccagcagctggtTTGCAGCAGCACGCTTCCAATCAACACCTGCTACCAT GTCGGCGAGGTGATTGGCGTGGGCACCTGGGGGACTGTGCAGACGGCGGTCGAGCGCTTCTCAGGTCTGGAGCGGGTCGTGAAGCGAGTCTGCAAGGAGACGCACTGCGCGGAGCTGCCCCGATTTCGCCACGAAATCGCCCTCTGCCGGCAGCTTGACCACCCAAACATTGCGCGACTCTACGAGACCTTCGAGGACCACAAAAACATCTACCTAGTCCTCGAGtactgccgcggcggcgacttgCTTTCCTGGCTCCACGCGCGGCaggacgcccgcgccgcgcgccgccgccgccgagacaCCGAAACGGGCGGCGACTCCGcccagggcgaggcgcgcacagaagaggaggaggcagaggcaaaggtagaggcagaggcggggaccgaggccgccggcaaggaggaagcgcgacgcgacggagaagcCCCAGGAGTTGAGGACGAGACGCCGATCTGCTCCGAGGCGCAAGCCGCGAGGTTCATGGTGCAGCTTTTCTCGGCTCTCTCCTACCTCCACCAAAAGGGCATCGCCCACAGGGACATCAAGCTGGAGAACCTCCTGCTTGTCCATCCCTTCCCAGAGGAGGAGACTGACGACCCGgtccgcgcgctcggcgacggcggcaggcaCCGGAACTTCGCGCCGACGCTTCATAGCGACCGCAGCTTCGATGCTGGGGCGCtggacggcgcgccgcgcccgcagtcccgcggcgacgaggccctcCTCTCTGGActcccggcgcggcgccacgctCAGTATGCGTCCGCGACTCGCGGGCCGAGCGCCAAAATGCTTGACAACATCGCCCTCGTCGACTTCGGCTTCGCTCGGAGATTCACTCCTGGCGGCACcggcggcgaacgccgcaTTCGACGG CGattcgcggcgcgcacctTTTCGAGCGCGGGGATCTCGTCGACCGGGGCGATGACCACGCAAGTCGGGACGATTTACTACCTTTCGCCGTTCGTTCTCAAAGGCCTTCAGTACGACGAGGTTCAATCAGATATGTGGGCCGCTGGAGTCGTTCTCTTCATGCTCATTTCCGGAGTCCCGCCCTTCGACGGAAACACCGAAGCTGAAGTCGCCTCAAAG ATTTTGACAAGCCCTGTGCAGTTTCTCCAGCCTTGCTGGCAGCACGTGTCCGAGGAGTGCAAGGACTTGATTCGGCGGCTTCTGTACAACCCGTTTCTGTCGAATGCGTCGCCGTTCtactctgcgtctctgccggcgtcgTACGAAGATCTGGCGTCGCTCTCaggggcagcggcgcgaccgcTGTCCGTCGATTTCCTCTCCGTGACAAGAGCAACTGCAGTCCCAGGGTCGTTCAtgtgcgcggcgtcgccctttGCGCCGTggtcgtcgccggcgtcttccgcctcgtcgcttcctccgtcgtcttcgctaCCCTCGTCGCCACTCCCTTCAccgctgccttctgcgccgcgttcgtcctctccgtccgccgcttcttcttcgtcaccCGGGCCCCCGAGTGGATGTCCATTGAGCAGGGACGGTGCAtctggagaggcgacgatgcAGGACTCTTTCGAGGGGATTGCTGGGcagcccgcggaggccgtgTCGTGTTTCCCTGCACCGACCGCGACTCCGGCTGAGGGCAGCCTGCAAACGGGCGCCAGGTGCGCTGAGGGAGGCGACCAGGAGAAGGAGGGGAAGAGGAAAACGTGGGAGCGAGGCGTGCTACGACGCATGGATGCCGCAACGACGCTCACCCACCCTTGGTTTGCCACTGTGCAAAGGCAGCTCCTATCAGAGA TGCCCGGCCCTCGGATGTCGATGCCTCGCTCGGTGTCGAGTCCGGCGTTCAACCTGGGTGCACAGGAGGCTCGGCTTCGCTTTGGACAGCcgagcagcgacggcggcttcgcgcccgcgtggggggggggggagccgTGCACGGGCGGGATGGGCTCCACagtccgcgcggcggacgccctggcgccctccgcctcgctggtgCCGTCGGTCGCCTCGGGCGGGGGCGCcggctcgtcttcgccgcctccgtcgccggcTTCGTGGATCAGCCCGGTCTCCGGCGCGTTTCGgcccgcggtcgccgtccagccgcctgcagcggcggcttggCTAGACGGAGCGCTCCAGAAATCCTCGAGGCGGGGTGCTTTGGGCAGCCtcgtcgagggcggcgagaagcgagaaaCGGAGATCTTCGTCGGGCGCTCGTCCGCACAGGCTGCGAGTGCTTCGGGCGCGGCCCCCGGCTTGGGCGCCGacggggcgcggcgccaggccgAAGCGGCAAAAGAGTGCGTGCTCGAGcgggacgacgaggcgagaaCTGCCCAGAACCGGCCCGCGCTTGATCGgatgcgagagagaggaccgCAAGAGGGAgaacgcgaaggcgctcaGGGTCAATCTGCTGAAACGCCTTGTGCAGGCGTACAAACAACGGTATTCGTGGCAACAACCGTgactccctcgtcgcctcccggTCCCCCGGCTGCCGCTGTCAGTGAGCAAGCAGGCTGTCCGGccagctctctctcgccgaaTGCATGCTGGGACGCCGCATCTTCAGCGGAGCTGACTGAACGCCAGTATGGCACGCGACTCTCGTCAGCCAAGTCGCCctcccgcgcgtcctcgGGCGCTGCGACACAGCCGCCAGGGGTCTTCTGTCCGCTGCCTCAGCTGCATCCGCCGTCTCAATCGCCGAGCCCGTGCGTTGCTGGCGTGTCTGCCGGCGCCCCCAGCGCGTTCGtcccgccggcggccccgttgtcgtctccgccaggcgagctgccgccgccgcagttgACGCCGTGTCTGAGTCGGGTGCCCGCGTCGCTGTGCCCAGTGAAGCCGGAAGAGGCGGGCGTGTTTCGCTGCcgcttcctgctgctgctcagcgccaccgcgtggcgctgcttcgccgcgctcggccCACTtcagcgcgccctccgcaccGTTCTCGCTCGCGAGATGGAAGACGAGCTCGAAGTCCGGATTCTGCGGGAGGTCTTCTGCGCCCTAGACAGGCGCCACAGAGGCACGCTTGCAC CGGACGACTTCGTGTGGGGTCTGAACGTGGCGCGCGAGATGGTCACGACGGAGTGCAGCTGCTGGGTAATGGtgcaggcgaagcaggaggCTTTGGTCCCCTCGGGATGCGTTGGCCTTCACGCGTCGGATTCAACTGCTTCGCTTGCGTTCAGCAGCGTGTCGGGCAAACGCGAGGCGCTTTCGTGCTGCAGTTCACAGGCGAGTCTCCCGGTCGACGGCGACCCCACagggggcgagcgcgagcccCCGGAGCAGAGGTCGAGGGAGACGAGTGCGACCGAGGCAGccgacgccctcgcgcggtTCGTCGCGGATCGTCCAGAGCGCATCTCGgttctcgccgcggcgccgctcgccagtGCGGCCTTGCCGCCCAGTCTCCACTCGCTGCtgaggctggcgagcgccggagacgcggacggcgacgggcCTGCAGTCGACCAGATTTTGCCGTACCTGATGAACCTGCATGCGCTACttggcgtcgcgccgcccgacgTCCTCTGCGAGTATTTTGCCTTGCCCCGCGCCCCCCCGTggactcgcgcggcgctctgcacACACGCCCGAGCGACCGAAGGgactgcgggcgacgcagtgCCTCAAAACAGAGACCAAGACGACCTGTGGACGATCGACGACGTTATCGCCGGGCTAGACACCGACGGGAGCGGGAGCATCGAGTTCGTCGAGTTCCTGGCCGCCACGCTCGCCGATGTGGATCTTGCAGAGCGAGAAGCCCTCAGCCG gGCGGCATTTCGGTACTTCGACCGTAGCTTTGACGGCCTGGTGAGCTACCGCGATCTTCTGGGGCTTCTGACTCTCCagcctgcgtcgctggctTCCCCTcattcgcctccgccgtcctcgtggtgtgtgccgccggcgcgtgcgtcgtacgcgtccacgccgccggctgcaAGCGGCGCTTCATTTGCATACTCGCCGTATCCGAtgagcgcgtcgcctgcgggcgatTGCGCAAGGGGAACAGGCGTTGGAGGGTTCGAGGACGGCGTTTGCGATCCCGGCGCGGAGCTTGAGCTCGGAGAAGGGGAGGGATTTCTAATGGACCTTGAGCGCGTCACAGCAGCGAATCTGCCGCTCTACAGAGCTGTTTTGAAACAGATTCAAGCTGTTGACGAGGACAAGGATGGCTTCATTAACTACGACGagtttctgcgtctgctgggATAG